The following nucleotide sequence is from Ferruginibacter lapsinanis.
ACGGAATAGTTTTGGAGGCATTTTTATTTTTATACCATTCGGTAAACTTGTTCACCAGTTTAAAACCCACATTAGCATCCACCCTGGCCTTACTTTTTTCCTGTAGAGCTGAAACCGGAATTGCAGGCATTGGTTGATAGATAGCTTGCTTGGCATTATCAGGCTTCAATGCCGATACATTAGCTTTCTCTCTTAATCTGTCTATTGCATAATAATCAGGCAGTATAATATCAGGTATTACTCCTTTCCACTGTACCGTAGAACCATCGACCCTATAAAATTTCTGATCTGTAACCTTTACATAACTATCATACGTAAGATTTTTGGAGAAAACTCCTGTTGTATCCATAGGAAGGATCTGTTGGGCAGACCCTTTGCCGTAGGTTGGGCTACCCACTATCAATGCCCTGTGATAATCCTGCAATGCAGCACTCACCAATTCAGAAGCAGAAGCACTCATAGTGTTTACCAAAACGATCATCGGGCCATCATAAATTGTACCTCTGTTAGGGTCTTTCAAAAAGTGCACTTTCCCTGCTTTATTCTTTGTTGAAGTAAGTGTACCCTCATCAATAAATATTCCGGCCAATTCTAATGCCTCTCCTAAAGAACCTCCTCCGTTATACCTGAGGTCTAATATTAAACCTGCTATACTATCTCTCTTTAATTTAACCACTTCTTTAGCCACATCATTTGAACAACCGTTCGCATTTTCTTCCTCTCCTTCTTTTACATAAAAACCAGGCAAATTGATATACCCTATTTTTTTCGCTCCTTTTATTACATAGCTTTTTACGATCTCCTCTTCATTCGTTACTTTCTGCGGAGAAAGAGATATTGATTTTTGTGTTCCTTCAGGAGTTTTAACGGTAACAGTTATTTTCCCTTTACTACCAGCCGTTAATGCACTGCTGACCTGGTATTCCGATAATTCATCTAATGTAACTTCGGGTTTGCCTTCGGGTTTTATTTTTATCAACACATCACCTTTATGCAATTCACCATTTTTCCATGCAGCACCTCCCGGTACTAAATAAGATACTACCCAATCTCCTTTATCATCCTTCTCAATTTCAAAACCTACAGAAAATTCAAGTGCACTCATCTCTGTTTCAAAATCATTCTTATCACTCATATCCATGTATGCAGTATGAGGATCATAACAATAAGTAACAGCATTCAGATAATTATTTTCAACATCCGACATCGAACTATCGATCTCTGCCAGATTTTTTTTCACCCAAAGCAATTCCCTGTTTTTAACTTTTGCTCTTGCTTTAATTTCCAATGCGGCAAAATCTGCAGGTGCTTTAGCCGCAGACATCATCTTATATCTAGTACTGTCTGATGAAACAAGATCAACAATGGCCTGGAGTGTTTGCCATTTTAAATATGACTGCCATCCCTGGGAGACATTATCTGTATAGTCTGTGTAAGGCCAGACAATATTATCTGGCTTTGTATAATCAAAAGGTTTATCTGTAAGTAATTTGATCGCACTATCTGCTTTCAATAAACCCGTTCGGTATAATTGGATGCTCTTATCAAAAAATCCCCAGCCATTGCCCAACAACTCATCATCCAACTTTGTACGAAACCCCGCTAATTGGTTGGTAGCTGATTTTGAAAACAATAATTTATCATCATCTAGTTCATTTATCCAACGATCATATAACATCATAGAAGAAGAATCATTCCATGTTATTGGTTGATAATGATTTTGTTCTAAAAACCTCCTTAATGTAACCACTTTCTGTCTGAGTACATCAGCACGAACCGATTGCGAAAAAGAAACTTTCGTAACCAACGATAGAAAAATTATAAAAAATATTTTCATAAAGGGCAGGATGAATTTCTTGATTGATGCTTATTATCCTCTCAATTTCATCTCTCCGATTATTCTTTCAATTTTATCATCCAATATTTTTTCTGTTGCATCAAACTCTGCAGCAGCAAGCAATTTTGTATTTACACTGAAATAGAATTTTATTTTAGGCTCTGTACCACTTGGTCTTGCGCTGATCTTTGTTCCATCTGCTAATTCAAATTGTAACACATTACTTTTTGGCAGATCAATTTTAAAGCTTTCGCCAGTTTGTAAATTTTTACCTACCTGCAATTCATAATCATACAATTTAGCAACAGGAGCTCCATCAATTGTTGTTGGCGGATTTTTTCTGTAGCCTTCCATCATCTCTGCAATTTCTTTAGCCCCGTTCATTCCTTTGCGAACAATGTTCACCAGGCTTTCTTTATAAAAACCATATTGAAGATACAGGTCAATTAATTTATCGAACAAACTACGACCTTTATTTTTTTCATATGCAGCCATCTCACAAGCCAATGCCA
It contains:
- a CDS encoding carboxy terminal-processing peptidase produces the protein MKIFFIIFLSLVTKVSFSQSVRADVLRQKVVTLRRFLEQNHYQPITWNDSSSMMLYDRWINELDDDKLLFSKSATNQLAGFRTKLDDELLGNGWGFFDKSIQLYRTGLLKADSAIKLLTDKPFDYTKPDNIVWPYTDYTDNVSQGWQSYLKWQTLQAIVDLVSSDSTRYKMMSAAKAPADFAALEIKARAKVKNRELLWVKKNLAEIDSSMSDVENNYLNAVTYCYDPHTAYMDMSDKNDFETEMSALEFSVGFEIEKDDKGDWVVSYLVPGGAAWKNGELHKGDVLIKIKPEGKPEVTLDELSEYQVSSALTAGSKGKITVTVKTPEGTQKSISLSPQKVTNEEEIVKSYVIKGAKKIGYINLPGFYVKEGEEENANGCSNDVAKEVVKLKRDSIAGLILDLRYNGGGSLGEALELAGIFIDEGTLTSTKNKAGKVHFLKDPNRGTIYDGPMIVLVNTMSASASELVSAALQDYHRALIVGSPTYGKGSAQQILPMDTTGVFSKNLTYDSYVKVTDQKFYRVDGSTVQWKGVIPDIILPDYYAIDRLREKANVSALKPDNAKQAIYQPMPAIPVSALQEKSKARVDANVGFKLVNKFTEWYKNKNASKTIPLQWQGYMNYTRNIKDLYDEIDAIKDSKEDATIEVDNNVMDKERNRVITEESKAINDDNLEDLSKNEYVKEAYRIMLDWVK